The Verrucomicrobiia bacterium genome includes a region encoding these proteins:
- a CDS encoding superoxide dismutase, whose protein sequence is MHEVTAPNPGELNGISAKTNDIHHGKLYTGYVNKRNEIEGKFRETDLSTANQIYSVWRGLKEGETFAANGMVLHECFFSILGGDGNPEGTQVK, encoded by the coding sequence ATGCATGAAGTAACCGCCCCAAACCCAGGGGAGCTCAATGGCATCTCTGCCAAAACCAACGACATTCACCACGGCAAGCTTTACACTGGCTACGTGAACAAGCGGAATGAGATTGAAGGCAAGTTCCGCGAAACAGACCTTTCAACTGCCAACCAGATTTATTCTGTATGGCGCGGCCTCAAAGAAGGGGAGACCTTTGCTGCAAACGGCATGGTGCTTCACGAGTGCTTCTTCTCCATTCTGGGGGGAGACGGAAATCCAGAAGGAACCCAGGTTAAA
- a CDS encoding DNA polymerase IV yields the protein MYHGLRDSQNARVLYLDMNSFFASVEQQRNPNLRNKPLAVVSHIGPAGTILAASYEAKAFGLKTGMRMKEALPLCPQVLQVEVSSRPYREVHRKFMAILQELCGPEVRACSVDEAVIPLSRNWYGSEKAHQLAHAIKARFREELGECIKCSIGIAPNTFLGKLGTDLKKPDGLVEITLENTPEILSKITLTDLCGIAERNAIRLGKHGITTPLEFYSADPEFLRRTFGIWGQYWWWKLHGLEPDVGTGPLKSMSHEHALKKWAHSRAEIEPVMDRLADRLIHRLRHNNFQCRRVGVFFRCKGFGGRWFDADLTAGNQTYETLLSTIHRLVKELPEVPPGPIKKVGIYFGKLSPTGNGFQLGLFDDGKSERVSSAIEFVRARYGFNAIQRGTVVALPENIAKEKLGFGRVKDL from the coding sequence ATGTACCACGGCCTAAGGGATTCACAGAACGCGCGCGTCCTCTATCTGGACATGAACTCCTTCTTTGCGAGCGTGGAGCAGCAGCGTAATCCAAACCTGCGCAACAAGCCCCTAGCGGTGGTTTCCCATATAGGCCCAGCGGGTACTATTTTGGCTGCTTCATATGAGGCCAAGGCCTTTGGGCTCAAGACAGGCATGCGCATGAAAGAGGCCCTCCCCCTCTGCCCCCAAGTACTTCAGGTAGAAGTCTCCTCGCGCCCCTACCGGGAAGTGCACCGAAAGTTCATGGCCATTTTGCAAGAACTCTGTGGGCCAGAGGTGCGGGCCTGCAGTGTAGACGAAGCCGTCATTCCCCTCTCTCGCAACTGGTACGGGAGTGAAAAGGCACATCAACTAGCCCACGCCATTAAGGCCCGTTTCCGTGAGGAGCTGGGCGAGTGCATTAAGTGCTCCATTGGCATTGCCCCCAATACCTTCTTAGGAAAGCTGGGTACGGACCTGAAAAAGCCCGACGGGTTGGTAGAGATAACTTTGGAAAACACTCCGGAAATACTTTCCAAAATCACCCTCACGGATTTATGCGGTATTGCGGAGCGCAATGCCATTCGGCTCGGTAAGCACGGCATTACCACGCCCCTGGAGTTCTACAGCGCCGATCCAGAATTCCTTCGCCGCACCTTTGGCATTTGGGGCCAGTACTGGTGGTGGAAACTGCACGGGCTGGAACCAGACGTGGGCACCGGCCCCCTAAAGTCCATGAGCCACGAACACGCCCTCAAGAAATGGGCACATAGCCGGGCAGAAATAGAACCGGTCATGGACCGCTTGGCAGACAGGCTCATCCATCGCCTTCGTCACAACAATTTCCAATGCCGCCGCGTTGGCGTTTTCTTTCGCTGCAAAGGGTTTGGCGGCCGCTGGTTTGATGCAGACCTAACCGCAGGAAACCAAACCTATGAAACCCTCCTTTCCACCATTCACCGGCTAGTCAAAGAGCTGCCCGAAGTCCCGCCGGGACCCATAAAGAAAGTAGGCATCTACTTTGGTAAACTCTCCCCTACGGGCAACGGCTTCCAACTAGGCCTCTTTGACGATGGCAAAAGCGAACGGGTAAGCAGCGCCATAGAATTTGTGCGCGCCCGCTACGGCTTTAATGCCATCCAGCGCGGGACCGTGGTGGCCCTCCCAGAGAACATCGCCAAGGAAAAGCTTGGGTTTGGGCGGGTAAAGGACCTGTAG
- the trxA gene encoding thioredoxin, which yields MEETTESVSQAVHLTDANFAAEVLNFKGLVLVDFWAEWCGPCHVMAPRVEELAAKYAGNKAVKIAKMDVDSNEETSMEQRVLSLPTFKLFKDGEVIDELIGSAPAEALEQILTRNLPAAA from the coding sequence ATGGAAGAAACAACTGAATCTGTATCTCAGGCCGTCCACCTTACCGATGCCAATTTTGCCGCAGAGGTACTCAACTTCAAAGGACTTGTACTGGTAGATTTTTGGGCCGAGTGGTGTGGCCCTTGCCATGTCATGGCACCCCGCGTTGAAGAACTTGCCGCCAAGTATGCCGGAAACAAAGCGGTGAAAATTGCCAAAATGGATGTAGACTCCAACGAAGAAACATCCATGGAGCAGCGCGTCCTTTCCCTCCCTACCTTTAAGCTCTTTAAAGATGGTGAAGTAATTGACGAGCTTATTGGCTCTGCCCCTGCGGAAGCTTTGGAACAAATCCTTACTAGGAACCTTCCGGCGGCCGCCTAA